The window ATCGGGATGTACTCGCCGAAGGGCACGAGACGCATCTTGTCGTACCGGTCGCCGGTGGGACCGTCAGGGCCGACGAGCACGGAACTCTTGTAGATGCCGGGGCGGTCGGAGCGGCGGGCGTCGACGTTCACGAGGATGTCGGTGCCCGTCGCACGGGCCAGCGCGGCGATCCGGTCGGACAGATCCGGGCGGTCGGCCAGGTCGTGACCGACACTGCTCTCGCCCCACACGATCAGGTCGACGTCCTGCCCGGCGAGCCGCCGGGTGAGCGCCTCCTCACGGGCGAACCGGGCGTCGGGGCCGTCGGTCACACCGGGCTGGACGACGGCGACGCGCACGTCGCCCCGCACGTCGGGTCGCGGCGACCACAGCCACACCGCCGACGTCGCGACGGCCGCGGAGACGAGACCGGCGAGCGCCGGTGCCCGGGAGGCGCGTACCGAGACCAGTACGGCCACCGCGACGTTGACGGCCACGACCAGGAAGCTGAGCAGCCAGACCCCGCCGACCGAGGCCAGCCGCAGCGCCGGCTCCACCTGCCACTGGCTGGACCCCAGCAGGCCCCACGGCCCGCCCAGACCCTGCCAGGACCGGACGAGCTCGATCATCAGCCAGCCCGACGGCACGACCAGCAGCGCGGCGGCGACCTGCCCCGGCGAGGGCGTACCGGCCAGGAACCGGCGCGTCAGCCATGCCCAGGGCGCCCACAACGCGCCCAGCAGGCCGGCGATGAGGAAGGTGAAGACGTGGAGGTTCGGCAGCAGCCAGTGATGCATCGCGAGCATGAACGCGAAGCCGCCGAGCCAGCCGTCGTACGCCGCCCGGCGCCCGGTCGGGGCCGTGCGGATCAGCAGGATCCACGGGACCAGCGCCGCGTAGGCCGCCCACCACAGGCCCGGCGCCGGGAAGGCGAGCACGGGCAGAGCACCCGCCACGACGACGGCCGACCGTCGCCGCCACGGGGAGGCGACCCAGTCCGGTGTCCTCATACAGCGCCTCCCTCCCGCCACCGAGCGTCCCTCCAGTGTGCGCGCCGGGGACGATCTCCGACAGAGGGCGTGGGCGGGGCGGGGTGGTGCGCTCGGTGCGGGTGGGGCGGTTCGGCGCCCGGGGAGGGGAACGCGGTTGGGCCGAGTGGCGGAGCTTCGGCCC is drawn from Streptomyces bottropensis ATCC 25435 and contains these coding sequences:
- the lnt gene encoding apolipoprotein N-acyltransferase, which gives rise to MRTPDWVASPWRRRSAVVVAGALPVLAFPAPGLWWAAYAALVPWILLIRTAPTGRRAAYDGWLGGFAFMLAMHHWLLPNLHVFTFLIAGLLGALWAPWAWLTRRFLAGTPSPGQVAAALLVVPSGWLMIELVRSWQGLGGPWGLLGSSQWQVEPALRLASVGGVWLLSFLVVAVNVAVAVLVSVRASRAPALAGLVSAAVATSAVWLWSPRPDVRGDVRVAVVQPGVTDGPDARFAREEALTRRLAGQDVDLIVWGESSVGHDLADRPDLSDRIAALARATGTDILVNVDARRSDRPGIYKSSVLVGPDGPTGDRYDKMRLVPFGEYIPMRSLLGWATSVGEAAGEDRRRGTRQVVFDAGKGLRIGPMVCFESAFPDMSRHLARDGAQLLLAQSATSSFQQSWAPEQHASLAALRAAETGRPMVHATLTGVSAVYGPDGGRVGAWLGTDESRAAVYEVPLADGTTPYVRFGDWPVHAALLVLVVWGAFEGVRAMRLRRGTGPRPPARQAADRSSTARTTRSHSS